The Sulfurospirillum diekertiae genomic sequence GAAGAATTCTTTGACGGTGTGCATCACCTAAAGCCATAAAGATGGCAGACATCGGTTTCCATTCAAGCGGTAAATCTTTCGCGTATTGCATTTGCATCTTATATTCCTAAATGTTTAAGTTTATCGACATAATAATCTTTTTTGTCTAAAATTTTTCTTAAAAAAAAGCGTTTTATGCTTTACATGTAAAGTATCTTACTTCAATTGTAAAACTTTCCGATAATTGGAATAAATAGGATTATTCGCAGGAAAATAGACCAACATCGCTTTCGCATAACGGTCAAACACATTTTTTTCAAGGGCGATGCAAAGGCGTTTTAAAAGCGCTATGTCGTAACTGTTCCACACCGTTGTAAATGGTACGGGGTAGTCGCTTCCAAAAAGCAATTTGGGGTGAATGTCGTTTTGCGTCGAGAGATGGCGCAATACTTTGGCGCGCACGGGCGTTAATAAGGCTGAAACATTGGCGTAGAGATTATCGTGTGTTTTTAGCATCTCAAGCAAGGTAAAATAGTCATCGTTAAAGCGTTTGGGGTTGGATGAGAATGCTTTAACGATGTGACGTGGCTCGTAAGAAAGTGCCATATGTGCGCAAATGACCTTCACACCCACTTCTAAAGGTTGGCGCACCATCTCGATGCTCTCGCAGGTTTTATACGAATGTACGCTGCTCTCGCTTCCCACATGAATGATCAACGGCAAATCAAGGCTCGCAAGCTTCTCAAAGTAAGGTCGATACCGTGCATCACGCGTGTCAACACCCCAATAATTTTGTAAAAACTTTGCCCCTTTAAAGCCTAAGGCATGGTACTTTTCGATCAGCTCTAGTGCATCGGGTCGTTTAGGGTTGATAGAGAAAAATGGGATGATAAGCTCTGGAAACTGCGCGTATAACGCCGCCACATCTTCATTGCTTGCGCAGACGGTTTTGTCTTTATGAAGAACATTGCCCTCATCATCGACCTTTGCATCGACGCCAAAAAGTACGATTTTTTCGATGTACTCTGAGCTTTTCACTGAATTCATCAGCGCGTCGGTGTAGGCTTTGTACGGCTCTTTTGCAAGGACTTTGGCGTCAATGCCGAAGCGTTTGGCAAAAAAACGTAAAGCAACTCTGTCGTAAAAGCGGTTGAAAGAGACTTCACTGTTTAGCAAGTGAACATGCGTGTCGATTGTTTTCATTTCTATATTCCTAATATCTTAAACATATTGGAATATTAATACATGGGAGCTGAAACGATTCTGAAAGAAAAAGCCTTTTTAGCACTCTTTCACGATATGAGAAAGTAACCACGTCATCGCCAAAAGATCGGCACTGCCACCAGGGGAGAGATTTTTTGAGATCATATCGGCGTCCAATTCTCGCAAAAAAGTGTCTAAATTTTCTGCGTTTGGCTTTACATGTAAAAGTGCTTGTGTTTGTGTTTTGGCGTAAGCGAGCCCTTCAACGCCACCTCGTGACCAGAGCGTGCTGTCATCTAAACGTGACATCAGCAACAACAGTGTTTTTTTAAGTGCAATCTCTTCGCCCTCTTCTTTTTTACATGCTTGGAAAAACGGCAAAGCGCTCTCAAAAATGATGTCAAAACCACTCTGCGCAATGCCACGAATGCCACTGCTTCCCGTTTCGTAAAAAAAACGTGCCCCTGCGCTGTTGGGCTTTACATGTAAAAGATCATCTTCGACCAAATTGGCGCACAGTGCTTGCATTTGGGTTTGTAAACGTTTACATGTAAAGCTCTGGTTGCATCCTTTAAGTCGTCCAATGGCTCCACAAAAAACGGCTAAACAGAAGATCATTCCTTTGTGAGTATTGACATTTGACGTGGCTTCAAACATCGCTTTTTCGCAGGCAATGCCAATCTTTCGAAGTCTTACGAAACTCTGTTTGGCATCTTCATGGGCATACGTTTGCGCGGTTTGAATCCATTGTATCACAAACGGTTTGATCGCGCGAATGCTTGTATAGAAGGTATGAATGTCCATATCGTGGTGTGCGCCACTGTTGGCTTGGTCGACCAAACCCGGTTTTGGAGTCAGTTCGACTTCGGTTTGCATGGCACGTTCACACCACAAAGCAATCGAGTGAGCAAACGCATGTTTTTCAACCAACTGTTTGATATAGAGATTTAATTCTGCATAGGTGTGTCTTTGGGAGCGCGCACAAAGCTGTGCTTCCTCTTCACAGGCAAAGCAACGACGTTTTGGAAGTCCAAGCGCACTTCGTGAGAGAATGTTTCCCGTGAGATCCAGCACATCAATATCCATCAAACGCCCGAGGGGATGAGTCATTTCTACTTTACATGTAAAGGCTTTGAGCACCTTTGCATCTACTTTACATGTAAAAAAAGATTCCGCTCCACTTGGGGAAAGTTTGCTTTCGCAGGCGAGTAGTTCGATGCCTTCTTCTTGGAGCATTTCCAAAAGGGCTTGATGCGCTATTTCGTGTGCGACAACCGCTTCATGCGAAAGTTTAATGAGGCTAGGAATATTAATCGTAAGTGAGATAAGCGATGCCAAAGGGTGGCGGCTTAAAAGCTCTTTTTGCTTCCAAGCACGCTCTTCTTTGGCGTATAAAATAGTCTCTAGCGTCGTTGGTTGGTCTATCATTTATGCCAATTGGCGCACGACGTCGATAATGGAACCATCACGGTATCGAATGACCGCAACCACTTTGTCGGTGTATTTGATCTCAGCAGGGACACCACATAATGCAATCGCTCGCTCATAGAGCTCTTCCATCTCAACGATTTGAAGTCCTGCTTTTTTAAGGCGCTCTTTGAGTTCCACATTTTTAGGATTGACTGCGATGCCTTGATCGGTCACGAGCACATCAACGCTAGAGCCAGGCGTTACAATGGTATTGACCCGTTTGGTAACGGTGGGAATACGTCCACGTGTAAGTGGCGCTACGATGATGGAGAGCTTTGCATCTGCAGCCGTGTCACTGTGTCCACCCGAAGCGCCACGGAGTAACCCTTTTGAACCAGTGATGACATTGACGTTAAAGTCAAGATCGACCTCAAGCGCACTTAAAACAACGATGTCAAGCTGACGCGTCGCAGCACCTTTGGAACTGGGGTTGGCGTATTCATTCGCGCTAATCTCAATGTGGTTTTTGTTTTCACCCAAAGATTTTGCGGCAAATTCATCAAAACTTTGGACATCCAAAAGTGTTTTAATCAGACCACGTTTGAGCATGTAAACCATCGTACCGGTGATACCACCGAGTCCAAAGCTTGCGTGGATGCCTTTTTCTTCCATCTTTTCACTTAAAAAGACAGTTGTTGCCAAAGAAGCGCCACCTGTTCCGGTTTGAATGCTAAAGCCCTCTGTAAAAAGCCCTGAATGTTCAATCACTTTTGCCGTATGACCCGCGAGTAAAAGCTCTTTAGGATTGGTCGTCATACGTGTCTCGCCCGCACCAATTTTGGAAGGATCACCCACCTCATCAACCACAACCACCGCATCTACTTGATCTTGGGAAAGACTAGAAGGTACATTGGGATACTCTTCTAAAGATTCGCTCAGAGCGATCACATAGTTTGCGTATTGCGCATCAATCATGGCATAACCAAGTGAGCCACATTTGGAACGACCTGAGTAACCATTGGCATTACCAAAAACATCGCATACTGGTACCCCTAAAAACGCTACATCGATTTTGAGTTCACCCGTTTGAAGCAGATTCACACGTCCACCGTGAGAGTGGATTTGCACTGGTTTTTCCATCAAACCTTTGGAAATCGCTTCACCGAGTTTACTACGAAGTCCTGAAGTATAAATCTCTGTTACCACTCCATTTTTAATGTGCTCAATCACAGGATCATGCACAGAAGCAAGTGAGCTAGAAGCTAAGGTCAGGTTTTTAAAACCCATTTTAGCGATCACATTCATCACGTTATTGAGCAGTAAGTCACCACCACGAAACGCATGGTGAAAAGAGATGGTCATACCGTCTTTCAACCCTGAACGATGAATCGCCTCTTCAATACTCAAACAGAGCTTAGCACGCCTGTCTTCACCTTTCATATGATCTTTACATGTAAAGATGGGAGCACCCACCGTTGTGAGCGTGTCTACTTTAAATTGTTTTTCAAAATCTTTCATTGATCTTCTCCTAAAACACCTGATGCACGGGCTAAATCCATAATCCATTCGGCTCTTAAAATAACAGGAGCATCGACCATCTTACCATCAAGTGAAATAACGCCAAGACCACGTGCTTTCGCATCTTTTGCAGCTTCTAACACTTCAATCGCCCAGTTAATATTTTTCTGTGATGGCGCAAAAGCGCTATGAAGCCATGGAATTTGGTTTGGATTAATCAATGATTTACCATCAAATCCAAGCCCTTTGATATAATCCACTTCGTGCATAAAACCTTCTTTATCTTTGACATCGGAAAAGACGGAGTCAAACGCACCAATTTTTGCGGCACGTGCCGCAAGTAAGATTTGGTTACGTGCCGCCATAAGCTCATTTCCCTCTTTGGTACGTTGCGTATGAAGATCACGTACAAAGTCCTCTGCCCCTAAAGCAATACCCATCATACGTTTTGAACATCTGGCGATATCTACTGCATTAACCACACCTAGCGCACTTTCAATGGCGGCTAAAAGCATCGTCTTTTTCCCTTGCCCAATGCGATTTTCAATATGTGAAATCTCTTGCTCCATCTCTAAAACATCATCTACTGTATCGGTTTTAGGAAGACGAATAATATCCACCCCTCCTCTGATAGCTGCTTCTAAATCTAAGAGACCAAACGGGGAATTGAGAGGATTGACACGAACGGCAGTTTCAATATCTTTATAGGTAAAATGTTGCAACGCATGGAAAACCATCATACGTGCAGAATCTTTTTCACTGAGTGCCACAGAGTCTTCAAGATCAAACATGACGGTGTCTGGCTTATAAATAAACGCGTTACAGACCATTCCGGTGTTAGACCCTGGCACAAACAACATACTTCTTCGTAATTTCTGTTTCATGATAACATACTCCAATCGGGCTCAGCTTGTGATAAAGCTCTTAAAATAGCAGTTTGAACACGCGCTTTAATCACATAATCAAGTGCACCTTTGTCTTGAACAATGAGTTTAATGCTATCCACTTTCATTGCCTTGACCGTCTCCAAGATAAGTGATCGTATAGCATCGCCATAGATCTCTTCGACACTACTTTCCAACTCAATTACGATTTCTTTCTCTTCGATGGGCATTACGCGAACAAAAGCATCGCTCGATTCCAGTGTTCCCGCATGCGCAGTCTCTAGTTTTTTGCTCATTTTACTTCCTCTTTAGACATCATTTTCGCAATCAACGCATACGTTGTCGGAGGGACCAAAGGGAGGATCTCTTCCAAACGATTTTCATGCATTAATTTCCTGACTCTCGAAGCCGAAATTGGCTCACCACCGTACTCAATGCGTCCTAACTCTACCACCTCAATGGGTGGAAATTCACTTGGGCGGACGAGTAGCTTTTTCATCTGCTGATTGTACTCATTTGTCACGGTACAGAAAGGTTCAACGCCTACATATCGGTGCGTAATGCCCAATTGTGGGGCAAGATGATTTCTAAAGATATTCAGATCCAACTCCGTATAAAGTGAATCAATCTGGCGTTTGTCCTTAATAAAATAGGTCGGAAACGTCGCTTTAGAAATAATATAGTCTGAACCCTCATGTATCGTGAGGTTTTCAAGATCTTCCAGGCCTTCACAAATCAGGCGGTAACGATCTTTAAACGTAAAGAAGGAAGCATCTTCCTTCACCACAAACAGATGTACCCATTCGGAGCGTTCACACGCTTGCTCCACCAAATAACGATGCCCTAAGGTAAACGGATTTGCATTCATCACAATGCTACCAACCACATCACCGGTATGTTTATACTTACGCAATCTTTTTTTATACAGATCGATATTATAGCTGTTCTCCATCAAAATAACGTGATGATTTGCTTGTTCGATATACTTAAAGCCACACGATTCAAATACCTCCTGATAATCTGGCTTCGTAAATAAAAACAGATCATGCCTTCCTTCACGAAATGCCACCTTTAAAAGTTCACTCATGAGACTGAGCGCCAAGCCTTCTCCACGCATACTTTCATCCAGTGCAATGTTCTTAAGCACTCGACCACTTAGACCTCCGCACGCTACAATACGGTCATCTTCTTTGGCAATCACAAAAATTTCAACATCTTCTGACATCTCTAAATCAACACTTTGCAAGAAGTCATTGATCTTTTGTCTTCTTACGGTACTGGTTTGAGGGACTTCAGAAAAAACAAAACTCATCGACCCTCTTTCTTATGCAACACCTTCACAAACATGGGCGCAACACTCATGACCAACAACATCCTCACAATATGATGAAGGGCAACATACGGCAAATTTGCCCCTACAATAATGGCGATCACATTCATCTCTGACTGCCCGCCGGGAGAAAAGGCTAACATAATCGAGAGCAGTGGAAAATCAGTCATCCATGAAACAATCGCAATAAAAAGGGATGAGACGATCAGTAAAACGAAAAAATAGCCTAACGTTTGCGCTAAAACTTTGACAATCTCTTTAAGTGTAACCCCCACAAACACAAAACCAACCGTAGTACCTAAAATGAGTTGAATGACTTTAATCACTTCATTAGGAGGACGTGAATAGACAAGCCCTGAGCCATAAATCAGTGCGCCTAAAAACATCGGACCAATCATCGTACCACCCGGAATTTTGAGCTTTAAAGCACCCCACCAGCCTAAAAGTGCACAGAAAGTTAGGATAATCATATCGTGAGGATCACTGTTTAAAAGCGGTTGAGTGATGCTTGCTCTACCATCTAACGAAACATGCGACATCGCTTGAATAATAAAGGGAAGTGTAAAAACGATAAACAGCAGTCGTGACGATTGAGTGAGTGTCACTCTATAGACATTGGCACCCATCGATTCAGCCAACATGACCATTTCAAGCAGTCCTCCTGGCATGGCACTAAAATAGGCTGTCATCTTATCAAACTTCAGCCACTTCCAATAATAGAGCATGCCACAAAAGGTGACGACAATGACAAAAGGAAGAATTAAAACGAGACTGGAGATAAAATCACCCAAATACTTCAAAATATCGGGATGAAAAGCACTCCCAATAGTAATGCCTAAAACGGCGCGTGCAGGAGCGGAAAACATTTTAGGAGAACGAAGAGAAAGAGCCTCAAAACGACTGGCAATAGCAATGGCAACAATAGCACCCAAAAGCCATGGTAAAGGCGTTTTTAAATACGAAAAGATTATGGCACCTATTAACCCT encodes the following:
- a CDS encoding amidohydrolase family protein yields the protein MKTIDTHVHLLNSEVSFNRFYDRVALRFFAKRFGIDAKVLAKEPYKAYTDALMNSVKSSEYIEKIVLFGVDAKVDDEGNVLHKDKTVCASNEDVAALYAQFPELIIPFFSINPKRPDALELIEKYHALGFKGAKFLQNYWGVDTRDARYRPYFEKLASLDLPLIIHVGSESSVHSYKTCESIEMVRQPLEVGVKVICAHMALSYEPRHIVKAFSSNPKRFNDDYFTLLEMLKTHDNLYANVSALLTPVRAKVLRHLSTQNDIHPKLLFGSDYPVPFTTVWNSYDIALLKRLCIALEKNVFDRYAKAMLVYFPANNPIYSNYRKVLQLK
- the citG gene encoding triphosphoribosyl-dephospho-CoA synthase CitG: MIDQPTTLETILYAKEERAWKQKELLSRHPLASLISLTINIPSLIKLSHEAVVAHEIAHQALLEMLQEEGIELLACESKLSPSGAESFFTCKVDAKVLKAFTCKVEMTHPLGRLMDIDVLDLTGNILSRSALGLPKRRCFACEEEAQLCARSQRHTYAELNLYIKQLVEKHAFAHSIALWCERAMQTEVELTPKPGLVDQANSGAHHDMDIHTFYTSIRAIKPFVIQWIQTAQTYAHEDAKQSFVRLRKIGIACEKAMFEATSNVNTHKGMIFCLAVFCGAIGRLKGCNQSFTCKRLQTQMQALCANLVEDDLLHVKPNSAGARFFYETGSSGIRGIAQSGFDIIFESALPFFQACKKEEGEEIALKKTLLLLMSRLDDSTLWSRGGVEGLAYAKTQTQALLHVKPNAENLDTFLRELDADMISKNLSPGGSADLLAMTWLLSHIVKEC
- the citF gene encoding citrate lyase subunit alpha, translated to MKDFEKQFKVDTLTTVGAPIFTCKDHMKGEDRRAKLCLSIEEAIHRSGLKDGMTISFHHAFRGGDLLLNNVMNVIAKMGFKNLTLASSSLASVHDPVIEHIKNGVVTEIYTSGLRSKLGEAISKGLMEKPVQIHSHGGRVNLLQTGELKIDVAFLGVPVCDVFGNANGYSGRSKCGSLGYAMIDAQYANYVIALSESLEEYPNVPSSLSQDQVDAVVVVDEVGDPSKIGAGETRMTTNPKELLLAGHTAKVIEHSGLFTEGFSIQTGTGGASLATTVFLSEKMEEKGIHASFGLGGITGTMVYMLKRGLIKTLLDVQSFDEFAAKSLGENKNHIEISANEYANPSSKGAATRQLDIVVLSALEVDLDFNVNVITGSKGLLRGASGGHSDTAADAKLSIIVAPLTRGRIPTVTKRVNTIVTPGSSVDVLVTDQGIAVNPKNVELKERLKKAGLQIVEMEELYERAIALCGVPAEIKYTDKVVAVIRYRDGSIIDVVRQLA
- a CDS encoding aldolase/citrate lyase family protein — translated: MKQKLRRSMLFVPGSNTGMVCNAFIYKPDTVMFDLEDSVALSEKDSARMMVFHALQHFTYKDIETAVRVNPLNSPFGLLDLEAAIRGGVDIIRLPKTDTVDDVLEMEQEISHIENRIGQGKKTMLLAAIESALGVVNAVDIARCSKRMMGIALGAEDFVRDLHTQRTKEGNELMAARNQILLAARAAKIGAFDSVFSDVKDKEGFMHEVDYIKGLGFDGKSLINPNQIPWLHSAFAPSQKNINWAIEVLEAAKDAKARGLGVISLDGKMVDAPVILRAEWIMDLARASGVLGEDQ
- the citD gene encoding citrate lyase acyl carrier protein, with translation MSKKLETAHAGTLESSDAFVRVMPIEEKEIVIELESSVEEIYGDAIRSLILETVKAMKVDSIKLIVQDKGALDYVIKARVQTAILRALSQAEPDWSMLS
- the citC gene encoding [citrate (pro-3S)-lyase] ligase encodes the protein MSFVFSEVPQTSTVRRQKINDFLQSVDLEMSEDVEIFVIAKEDDRIVACGGLSGRVLKNIALDESMRGEGLALSLMSELLKVAFREGRHDLFLFTKPDYQEVFESCGFKYIEQANHHVILMENSYNIDLYKKRLRKYKHTGDVVGSIVMNANPFTLGHRYLVEQACERSEWVHLFVVKEDASFFTFKDRYRLICEGLEDLENLTIHEGSDYIISKATFPTYFIKDKRQIDSLYTELDLNIFRNHLAPQLGITHRYVGVEPFCTVTNEYNQQMKKLLVRPSEFPPIEVVELGRIEYGGEPISASRVRKLMHENRLEEILPLVPPTTYALIAKMMSKEEVK
- a CDS encoding AbrB family transcriptional regulator, whose product is MPWLKRSLPLLTSLLIGLIGAIIFSYLKTPLPWLLGAIVAIAIASRFEALSLRSPKMFSAPARAVLGITIGSAFHPDILKYLGDFISSLVLILPFVIVVTFCGMLYYWKWLKFDKMTAYFSAMPGGLLEMVMLAESMGANVYRVTLTQSSRLLFIVFTLPFIIQAMSHVSLDGRASITQPLLNSDPHDMIILTFCALLGWWGALKLKIPGGTMIGPMFLGALIYGSGLVYSRPPNEVIKVIQLILGTTVGFVFVGVTLKEIVKVLAQTLGYFFVLLIVSSLFIAIVSWMTDFPLLSIMLAFSPGGQSEMNVIAIIVGANLPYVALHHIVRMLLVMSVAPMFVKVLHKKEGR